Proteins from a genomic interval of Paenibacillus lentus:
- a CDS encoding IclR family transcriptional regulator, with amino-acid sequence MEDRKLTVRAVERALDILMCFTKGKELGLTEIASSIGLHKSTVHRLMTTLEEKGFVIRDMATEKYRLGLKIWELSAHLSQSDDPAVLLLPQMEQLRDRLGETVSLYLRDGTDRIRIQAVQSNQAIRRVAAVGARLPLYVGASSKVLLAYADASILQAVLDSPDWPASVDKSQYVAQLQDIRQRGFATSYEEREPGAAAVSAPIFDRSGKVAAALSVSGPVSRLSPETLIEFGPVLIEAARDMGMMIHA; translated from the coding sequence ATGGAGGACCGTAAATTAACTGTGCGCGCGGTTGAACGAGCGCTTGATATATTAATGTGTTTTACGAAGGGGAAAGAGCTTGGGTTAACGGAAATTGCCAGCAGCATCGGGCTGCATAAAAGTACGGTGCACCGGCTGATGACGACACTGGAGGAGAAGGGCTTTGTTATTCGTGATATGGCAACGGAGAAGTATCGACTCGGACTAAAAATTTGGGAGCTGTCTGCACATTTATCGCAAAGCGATGATCCTGCCGTACTGCTGTTACCGCAGATGGAGCAGCTTCGTGACCGGCTAGGTGAGACGGTGAGCCTGTATTTACGGGATGGTACGGATCGGATTAGAATTCAAGCGGTTCAAAGCAATCAGGCAATCCGCCGGGTTGCTGCGGTCGGTGCGCGATTGCCGCTGTATGTCGGCGCGTCGAGTAAGGTGTTGCTCGCTTATGCGGATGCATCCATACTACAAGCTGTGCTGGACAGCCCGGATTGGCCTGCATCCGTGGATAAGTCACAATATGTTGCACAGCTTCAAGATATTCGGCAGCGCGGATTTGCAACGAGCTATGAAGAGCGGGAGCCTGGGGCTGCTGCGGTGTCGGCACCGATCTTCGATCGCAGTGGTAAGGTTGCCGCTGCCTTGTCTGTGTCGGGCCCGGTCAGCCGGCTGTCCCCGGAGACACTGATTGAATTCGGGCCTGTGCTGATTGAAGCGGCTCGGGACATGGGCATGATGATTCATGCTTAG
- a CDS encoding alpha/beta hydrolase, with amino-acid sequence MSPTTGSDLPLNSGLKDTPSPAIDVLTTRNVSLKHIIIALLLSSLFFLLFCFVVLHGYIAWVLSNPNVAPLYSNPKLSKNLAYEDVHFPAADGSRMMQGWYIPADDSRKTIVFSHGYGANREEPWVPMYDLAHYANGLNYNVLMFDYGFAAQKSKEVATGGKKEAEQLLGAINLAKQRGAEEIVIWGFSMGAGTALQAALSSDDINGMILDSTFLLEPDTMYHNIRQHIDLPRRPSLEIIGLLLPVLNGTSMRQIPYTEVKSKDYPFPTLFIHGTEDEKAPYPIAEKLAENQTNEASGVWIVEGALHEMIFREHPKDYLRKVSEFLSRIQTSKTKK; translated from the coding sequence ATGAGTCCAACAACCGGGAGTGATCTTCCCTTAAATTCAGGTCTGAAAGACACTCCATCACCCGCTATCGATGTGCTGACTACGCGGAATGTCAGCCTAAAGCATATTATCATCGCCCTGCTGTTATCCTCACTATTTTTCCTGCTGTTCTGCTTCGTTGTTCTTCATGGCTATATAGCCTGGGTATTGTCAAATCCTAATGTAGCCCCGTTGTATTCTAATCCAAAGTTATCTAAAAATCTTGCATACGAAGATGTTCACTTTCCGGCCGCCGACGGCAGCCGCATGATGCAAGGATGGTACATTCCTGCTGACGATTCCCGTAAGACTATTGTTTTCAGCCATGGATACGGCGCAAATCGGGAGGAGCCCTGGGTGCCCATGTATGATCTAGCACACTATGCCAATGGACTAAACTACAATGTCCTAATGTTCGACTATGGATTTGCGGCTCAGAAGAGCAAAGAAGTGGCTACAGGTGGCAAAAAAGAAGCAGAGCAGTTGCTGGGGGCAATCAACCTTGCCAAGCAGCGAGGCGCTGAAGAAATCGTTATATGGGGATTCTCCATGGGGGCAGGAACGGCTCTGCAGGCCGCTCTATCGAGCGATGATATTAACGGTATGATTCTAGACAGCACCTTCCTGCTAGAGCCTGATACGATGTATCATAATATTCGGCAGCACATCGATCTGCCGCGGCGTCCATCCCTTGAGATCATCGGCCTGCTCTTGCCCGTGCTGAACGGTACGAGCATGCGCCAAATTCCATATACCGAAGTCAAATCAAAAGACTATCCTTTTCCAACATTGTTCATTCATGGAACAGAAGACGAAAAAGCCCCTTATCCGATTGCGGAAAAACTGGCCGAGAATCAGACAAACGAGGCTTCCGGGGTATGGATTGTAGAAGGTGCCCTTCATGAAATGATCTTCCGAGAGCATCCGAAGGATTATTTGCGCAAGGTGTCCGAGTTCCTTAGCCGGATCCAAACCTCTAAAACTAAAAAGTAA
- a CDS encoding Fe-Mn family superoxide dismutase has translation MLLVYGPYLPVRILEEIRFWKQQEAEHTDVIKAIIPGLEPYYVQQLDDWKKVFEETEAVANQLLQYALSSQQAACNPQLIQQTERLLDTSFRQSKEFIRQLYFILDCSAAAKSVPLAKTVLLHIIRESEYFLGVLETLNSPGAIKRNTEGIPAIVDMQQISSPTNQPVRADDQDNSASLSTAPPAITPDSELESPATEHVHSDLISQSSRASDQPVPIGGHRLPPLPYPYNALEPHIDEKTVRIHHDIHHRSYVDNLNKAEKKLQESRKSGNFDLVKHWERELAFNGAGHYLHTIYWDTMNPKGGGKPEGDLAEQIRKDFGSYDAFKNQFTNAADKVEGGGWAILVWSPRAHRLEILTAEKHQNLSQWDVVPLLALDVWEHSYYLKHQNERAKYIADWWKVVYWPEVAERFEKARKLKWQPF, from the coding sequence ATGCTATTGGTTTACGGGCCCTATTTGCCTGTCCGCATTTTAGAAGAAATCCGCTTCTGGAAGCAGCAGGAAGCCGAGCATACCGACGTCATCAAAGCGATCATTCCCGGGCTTGAACCTTATTATGTCCAACAGCTGGATGATTGGAAAAAAGTGTTTGAAGAGACAGAAGCCGTCGCCAACCAACTGCTGCAATACGCTTTGTCGTCCCAGCAGGCCGCTTGTAACCCGCAATTAATTCAGCAGACTGAGCGACTATTGGATACGTCATTCCGACAATCCAAGGAGTTCATAAGACAGCTCTACTTCATTCTCGATTGCAGCGCGGCAGCCAAATCCGTTCCTCTGGCAAAAACGGTGCTGCTCCACATTATCCGTGAATCCGAGTATTTCCTTGGAGTACTAGAAACACTGAATTCACCTGGAGCGATCAAACGAAATACGGAGGGAATCCCCGCGATAGTCGACATGCAGCAAATTTCCTCCCCCACGAACCAACCAGTTAGAGCGGATGACCAGGACAACTCTGCATCTCTGTCGACAGCCCCACCCGCAATCACTCCAGATTCGGAATTGGAATCACCTGCTACGGAACATGTTCATTCTGATTTGATTAGCCAAAGTTCTCGTGCTTCAGACCAACCCGTCCCCATCGGTGGGCACAGGCTCCCCCCTCTGCCCTACCCCTACAATGCATTGGAGCCGCATATCGATGAGAAAACGGTACGAATCCATCACGATATTCACCATAGGAGCTATGTAGATAATTTAAACAAGGCGGAGAAAAAACTTCAGGAATCCCGAAAGTCAGGGAATTTCGACCTCGTGAAGCATTGGGAGCGGGAATTGGCCTTTAACGGTGCAGGACATTATCTCCATACGATCTACTGGGATACGATGAATCCTAAAGGGGGAGGCAAGCCTGAGGGCGATCTTGCCGAGCAAATCCGCAAGGATTTTGGCAGCTATGATGCCTTCAAGAATCAATTTACCAATGCCGCCGATAAAGTAGAAGGTGGAGGCTGGGCAATTCTCGTTTGGAGTCCGCGTGCTCACCGCCTGGAGATCTTAACTGCCGAGAAGCATCAAAATTTATCACAATGGGATGTCGTTCCGCTGCTTGCGCTCGATGTCTGGGAGCACTCGTATTACTTGAAGCACCAGAACGAACGGGCCAAATATATCGCCGACTGGTGGAAGGTCGTGTACTGGCCGGAAGTTGCCGAACGTTTCGAAAAGGCGAGGAAACTGAAGTGGCAGCCGTTTTAA
- a CDS encoding DUF418 domain-containing protein, producing the protein MNSQSRIELIDSLRGFALLGIILVNITFFTTSLQTISYGVDLWSGWYHELAMLLRGIVIDGKFVLIFSFLFGFGMVLLQESSQAKGKSFNRIYIRRLTALLLFGLLHGIFIWYGDILTHYALLGFLLMLFKRCKPRTMLIWSLILLLIVPVLVAGTSLLNGSASQALEPISQADARQIGVYYQERDAAIYGEGTVTQIAIQRVNDYISSIFNMLLFYPQILGMFLMGAYFCKRRLLHKVQEKRKEILRLVILGGSAGLVLQLILSLAKKGLPFWGEAVALFVGAPLLALAFIGIFALLYQNELWKKVLHWFSYPGKMAFTNYLLQSVLCGLIFYSYGLGWYGMIGPALQMLIAVVIFALQVVFSRVWLNWLPIGPLEYVWRLFTYWGNPLKQGGRANVAPVHEAR; encoded by the coding sequence ATGAATTCACAATCAAGAATAGAGCTGATCGACAGCTTAAGGGGCTTTGCACTGCTGGGAATAATTCTGGTCAACATCACCTTTTTCACAACGTCGCTTCAGACGATTTCATATGGGGTTGATTTATGGTCTGGCTGGTATCATGAGCTGGCAATGCTGCTGCGCGGGATTGTCATTGACGGTAAATTTGTACTCATTTTTTCTTTTCTGTTTGGTTTTGGTATGGTATTGCTGCAGGAGAGCAGTCAGGCCAAAGGAAAAAGTTTCAACCGAATTTATATCCGAAGATTAACAGCATTATTATTGTTCGGATTGCTCCATGGAATCTTCATCTGGTACGGAGACATTCTGACACATTATGCGCTTCTGGGCTTTCTCCTCATGCTATTTAAGCGCTGCAAGCCGAGAACGATGCTGATTTGGTCTCTGATCCTGCTGTTGATCGTTCCCGTCCTGGTGGCGGGCACAAGTCTGTTGAACGGCTCTGCAAGCCAGGCTCTTGAACCTATAAGCCAAGCGGATGCCCGTCAGATCGGGGTCTATTACCAAGAGCGGGATGCTGCCATTTATGGCGAGGGAACCGTTACCCAGATTGCCATTCAGCGGGTGAATGATTATATTAGCTCTATCTTTAATATGCTGCTCTTTTACCCGCAAATATTAGGCATGTTCTTGATGGGGGCCTACTTCTGCAAACGCCGTTTATTGCATAAGGTTCAGGAGAAGCGGAAGGAAATCCTCCGGCTGGTCATCCTTGGCGGAAGCGCCGGTCTTGTGCTTCAGCTCATTCTATCGCTGGCGAAGAAAGGACTTCCGTTCTGGGGCGAGGCGGTAGCTTTGTTCGTAGGGGCACCACTCTTAGCTCTGGCCTTTATCGGAATATTTGCACTTTTATATCAAAATGAACTCTGGAAGAAAGTACTCCATTGGTTTTCCTACCCTGGAAAAATGGCCTTCACGAACTATCTGCTTCAATCGGTTCTTTGCGGACTGATTTTTTACAGCTACGGTCTGGGATGGTATGGAATGATCGGGCCGGCCTTGCAAATGTTGATTGCTGTCGTTATATTTGCTCTGCAAGTGGTATTTAGTCGGGTCTGGTTAAATTGGCTTCCAATTGGACCCCTCGAATATGTTTGGCGCCTGTTCACGTATTGGGGGAATCCGCTGAAGCAAGGCGGGAGAGCGAATGTTGCTCCTGTTCATGAAGCAAGATGA
- a CDS encoding response regulator transcription factor encodes MANETILLVDDEEEIIAFIQDALELEGYRVITAGNGRDALIQSKQQPSLIILDVMMPGMNGIEVCQQLRETMQCPIVFLSACQSEVDRIRGLAAGGDDYLLKPFSLAELKARIHAHLRREQRVHLQKEQGVLRFPSLTIDCKGHTVNCNGHNIALTNKEYQIVELLAMHQGQVFSREQIYEKLWGFDAEGDDSTITEHIKKTRAKLAAHAQDRTYIQTVWGIGYKWDPK; translated from the coding sequence ATGGCAAACGAAACGATTCTATTGGTGGATGATGAAGAAGAAATCATTGCTTTTATACAAGATGCGCTGGAGCTTGAAGGCTATCGCGTAATTACTGCCGGTAACGGACGGGATGCCCTAATCCAGAGTAAACAACAGCCCTCGCTGATCATACTCGATGTGATGATGCCTGGGATGAACGGTATTGAAGTATGTCAGCAACTTAGGGAAACGATGCAATGTCCCATTGTATTTCTAAGTGCCTGTCAGAGTGAAGTGGACCGTATTAGGGGGCTCGCCGCTGGCGGCGATGATTATCTGCTTAAACCCTTCAGCCTCGCTGAATTAAAAGCCAGAATCCATGCCCATCTGCGGAGAGAGCAAAGAGTCCATCTGCAAAAGGAACAAGGCGTCCTTCGCTTCCCATCTCTGACCATCGATTGCAAAGGACATACTGTGAACTGCAATGGACACAACATTGCCCTTACGAATAAAGAATATCAGATCGTAGAATTGTTAGCGATGCATCAGGGTCAGGTTTTTTCTAGAGAACAAATCTATGAGAAGTTATGGGGATTTGACGCAGAGGGTGACGATTCCACGATCACAGAGCATATCAAGAAAACCCGGGCCAAGCTGGCTGCCCACGCACAAGACCGTACTTATATTCAAACCGTCTGGGGCATCGGCTACAAATGGGATCCCAAATGA
- a CDS encoding sensor histidine kinase — MTKQRSIKNTFARHFVFILACSLLATLITWGFLVLLLGYLFNHDNLLPANHYEAQLPVISEYAKTHGDSIMSMQGQAELEKVIPSQGINYLVVSPEGESLYGDLEITESLTRQKLLARLNQTHSSLNQFVKYVPIMSQNGEFIGVLLLGYHLKVTAANPALNPMITFGFLAFFLTPFLYIILFTFIFGKRFSRMINAPLQQLLQGAEMIKAQNLRFSMTGTSSITEINRLTNAFEDMRHELEHALEREWRMEKERSTMFAALAHDLRTPLTIIQGHVEGMEQMEGEAYANRRAQYLQVIRRNTIRATKLLQDMNTIAELEKMSFRLQPLPVDIKEFADHKTVEYTALCKDKNITFDTVIKDNRTVKKPVIFDPYRIIQVLDNLVSNSIRYTPEAGQIYWRIEITEQQVMMSITDSGIGFGQQQDLQQAFKQFYQGNHSSSRQKGHSGLGLYIAKLLIQHHGGQICAENNPSCGATVRFIFPLQDTYAIQTK, encoded by the coding sequence ATGACCAAACAACGTTCCATAAAGAATACGTTTGCCCGACACTTTGTCTTTATTCTAGCTTGCAGCTTGCTGGCTACACTTATAACCTGGGGGTTTCTCGTACTGCTGCTCGGCTACTTGTTCAACCATGACAATTTGCTCCCGGCGAATCATTACGAAGCCCAACTCCCCGTTATATCAGAGTACGCGAAAACCCATGGTGATTCTATCATGAGTATGCAGGGACAAGCCGAGCTGGAGAAGGTGATCCCCTCACAGGGCATAAACTACCTCGTTGTGTCGCCTGAGGGTGAAAGCTTATACGGGGATCTTGAAATTACAGAATCACTTACCCGGCAGAAGCTCCTGGCACGCTTGAACCAGACGCACAGCAGCCTCAACCAGTTCGTTAAATATGTGCCGATAATGTCCCAAAATGGAGAATTCATAGGTGTTCTTCTGCTGGGATATCATCTCAAAGTGACGGCAGCCAATCCAGCGCTTAACCCTATGATAACCTTCGGATTTCTGGCCTTTTTCCTAACGCCATTTCTATATATTATCTTGTTCACCTTCATATTCGGAAAGCGGTTCAGTCGGATGATCAACGCTCCATTACAGCAGCTTTTGCAAGGAGCTGAAATGATTAAAGCGCAAAATTTACGCTTTTCCATGACCGGAACATCATCCATAACGGAAATAAACCGTCTGACGAATGCTTTTGAAGACATGCGGCATGAGCTGGAACATGCCCTTGAGCGGGAATGGAGAATGGAGAAAGAAAGAAGCACCATGTTTGCAGCGCTCGCCCATGATCTGCGTACGCCGCTTACGATTATTCAAGGGCATGTCGAGGGCATGGAACAGATGGAGGGAGAAGCTTATGCGAACAGAAGAGCACAATATCTGCAGGTTATCAGGCGCAACACCATCCGCGCTACAAAGCTCCTGCAGGATATGAACACCATTGCAGAGCTTGAGAAAATGTCTTTTAGGCTCCAGCCGCTTCCCGTGGATATTAAAGAATTTGCGGATCATAAAACCGTGGAATATACCGCCTTATGCAAGGATAAGAATATAACTTTCGATACTGTGATTAAAGATAACCGAACGGTCAAAAAACCTGTCATCTTCGATCCGTATCGCATCATCCAGGTCCTCGATAACCTCGTGTCGAACAGTATCCGGTATACGCCTGAAGCCGGACAAATTTATTGGCGCATCGAAATTACTGAGCAGCAAGTAATGATGTCTATCACGGATAGTGGAATAGGTTTTGGACAACAGCAGGATCTGCAACAGGCCTTCAAGCAGTTTTATCAGGGGAATCACTCATCCTCCAGGCAAAAAGGACACTCGGGGCTTGGGTTATATATCGCCAAACTTCTGATTCAGCATCATGGAGGACAGATTTGCGCCGAGAACAATCCATCTTGCGGAGCGACAGTACGCTTTATCTTCCCGCTTCAAGACACATATGCTATCCAAACGAAATGA
- the folE gene encoding GTP cyclohydrolase I FolE: MAGVKDYVNTRVGANREKIEHHVREILKLIGEDVEREGLIDTPARVARMYEEIYGGYEVDPRDVLGVTFEENHEELVIVKDIVYYSQCEHHTAPFFGKVHIGYIPSGKIAGLSKLARLVEAITRRLQVQERITSQIADIMDEVLKPQGVMVVVEGEHLCMCARGVKKPGSKTVTSAVRGTFRKDAASRAEFLSLIKE; this comes from the coding sequence GTGGCAGGCGTTAAAGATTATGTAAATACTCGGGTTGGAGCCAACCGTGAGAAGATAGAGCACCATGTTCGTGAAATCTTGAAGCTGATTGGCGAGGATGTTGAGCGGGAAGGCCTGATCGATACTCCAGCTCGGGTAGCTCGGATGTATGAAGAAATATACGGCGGTTACGAGGTAGATCCTCGAGACGTGCTTGGAGTTACGTTCGAAGAGAACCATGAAGAGCTTGTTATTGTTAAGGATATTGTGTACTACAGTCAATGCGAGCACCACACGGCCCCTTTCTTCGGCAAAGTGCATATCGGCTATATCCCAAGCGGCAAAATCGCTGGCTTGAGCAAGTTAGCTCGTCTGGTTGAAGCCATTACACGGCGATTGCAGGTACAGGAGCGCATTACGTCGCAAATCGCCGACATCATGGACGAGGTTCTTAAGCCGCAAGGTGTGATGGTCGTCGTGGAAGGCGAGCATCTCTGCATGTGTGCCCGCGGTGTTAAGAAGCCGGGAAGCAAGACCGTGACCTCAGCAGTGCGGGGAACATTCCGTAAGGATGCTGCGTCCAGAGCAGAATTTTTGTCACTGATTAAGGAATAG
- a CDS encoding YneF family protein, whose amino-acid sequence MNYVVPIITLIVGLIGGFFIGVFYLRQQLTKMQNDPQMLQKMAKQMGYNLNGQQMQRAQQMMKKQGMTKPQGRRKKK is encoded by the coding sequence ATGAATTATGTAGTTCCTATTATTACCCTGATCGTCGGTTTAATCGGCGGATTCTTCATAGGCGTATTTTACTTGCGCCAGCAGTTAACGAAGATGCAGAATGATCCCCAAATGTTGCAGAAAATGGCCAAACAAATGGGTTACAATCTGAATGGGCAGCAAATGCAGCGGGCCCAACAGATGATGAAGAAGCAGGGAATGACAAAGCCGCAAGGCCGGCGTAAGAAAAAATAA
- a CDS encoding HD-GYP domain-containing protein, giving the protein MRYMSVEDIEPGQYLGKTVYSSNGTVLLSAGIQLTVYMINTLKRIGVTMLYIKDPNFEGIEIEDVLSDSTKEVIFTEMSHTLEAVRSGKDWSTKKVSVSVEALLEDVLNQRGVLLQLTDIRTADNDDYLHAVNVCLLSSMIGLNMGLNYSQLKDLAIGALLHDIGKANPLPVGASEDEQNYHHTWRGFEVLKNKREFSLLIAHTALQHHEKLNGSGLPRGLDSDSIHLFPKIVAVANKYDNLIGGGNRERPLLPHEACEQLMASSEHELDHEVLVEFTRIISVYPNGTAVRLSTKETGVVVRQHRGLPGRPVIRVIRGSGDELDVKEVDLAVETTTFIEAVLA; this is encoded by the coding sequence ATGAGATACATGAGTGTTGAGGATATCGAACCGGGGCAGTACCTTGGCAAAACAGTGTATTCTTCGAATGGAACGGTGCTACTGTCGGCTGGAATCCAGCTTACGGTCTACATGATTAATACGTTGAAGCGTATCGGCGTAACCATGCTCTATATCAAGGATCCCAATTTCGAGGGTATAGAGATTGAAGATGTGCTTAGCGATTCCACGAAAGAAGTCATTTTCACAGAGATGAGCCACACGTTGGAGGCGGTAAGATCCGGTAAGGATTGGAGTACGAAAAAAGTCAGCGTCAGCGTAGAGGCGCTGCTGGAGGATGTATTAAACCAGCGGGGCGTTCTGCTTCAGTTAACGGATATTCGAACGGCCGATAATGATGACTATTTGCATGCAGTGAATGTATGCTTGTTATCCTCAATGATTGGACTGAATATGGGGCTTAACTATTCCCAGCTCAAGGATTTGGCAATCGGTGCTTTGCTGCATGACATCGGTAAGGCCAATCCATTACCGGTAGGTGCCTCAGAAGATGAACAGAACTATCATCACACGTGGAGAGGATTTGAGGTCCTGAAGAATAAGCGCGAGTTCAGCCTTCTGATCGCTCATACCGCCCTTCAGCATCACGAGAAATTAAATGGCAGCGGGCTGCCGCGCGGACTGGACAGCGATAGCATTCATTTGTTCCCCAAAATTGTAGCTGTGGCTAACAAATACGATAATTTGATCGGCGGTGGCAATAGAGAACGTCCGCTGCTGCCACATGAGGCGTGCGAGCAATTGATGGCGTCATCCGAGCATGAGCTGGATCATGAAGTGCTAGTTGAGTTTACGCGAATCATTTCGGTATATCCGAACGGAACGGCAGTGCGTCTTTCAACCAAAGAGACGGGAGTCGTTGTGCGGCAGCACCGAGGTTTGCCCGGACGTCCGGTTATTCGCGTTATTCGCGGTTCAGGTGATGAGCTGGATGTGAAGGAAGTTGATCTCGCCGTGGAAACGACGACATTTATTGAAGCGGTATTGGCTTAA
- the rnhA gene encoding ribonuclease HI — MKEIMIYTDGACSGNPGPGGWGAVLLYNGHRKELSGGEPRTTNNRMEIQAVISALEQLKEPCRVQVYSDSAYVVNCFKQGWIRNWLKNGWKNSKNQPVENQELWQELWRLMQIHQVEYIKVKGHSDNELNNHCDFLAREAIKQMSR, encoded by the coding sequence GTGAAGGAGATTATGATCTATACCGATGGAGCCTGTTCCGGAAATCCCGGGCCTGGGGGATGGGGAGCTGTACTATTGTATAATGGCCACCGCAAGGAATTATCAGGCGGCGAGCCAAGGACGACGAATAATCGTATGGAAATTCAGGCGGTTATTTCGGCTTTGGAGCAGCTGAAAGAGCCATGTCGCGTTCAAGTATATAGCGATTCCGCTTATGTCGTGAATTGTTTCAAACAGGGCTGGATTCGCAATTGGTTGAAAAATGGTTGGAAAAACAGCAAAAATCAGCCGGTTGAGAATCAGGAGCTGTGGCAGGAATTATGGCGCCTAATGCAGATTCATCAAGTAGAATATATAAAAGTTAAGGGACACAGTGATAATGAATTAAATAATCACTGCGATTTTTTGGCGAGGGAAGCCATTAAACAGATGTCTCGATGA
- the lepB gene encoding signal peptidase I, producing the protein MENLEAEKHTAEQAERHFIHNKWVRELWDFCKTAGIAFIIMLLLNMFVFNLSMVKGESMQPTLEERERLFVNKIVFYFASPSSGEIVVLKDPSAGPDKKHYLVKRVVATPGDTVEVRDGVLYVNGQILNEPYTDVQIQDGDFAEIRLGNDEFFVMGDNRHYGRSRDSRSFGSVKKKDIVGRAEFVFWPISKIRGL; encoded by the coding sequence ATGGAGAACTTGGAAGCTGAGAAACATACTGCCGAGCAGGCGGAGCGGCACTTTATCCATAATAAATGGGTTCGTGAGCTGTGGGATTTCTGCAAGACGGCCGGGATCGCATTTATTATCATGCTGCTTCTCAATATGTTTGTGTTTAACTTATCCATGGTAAAGGGTGAATCGATGCAGCCAACGCTGGAAGAGCGGGAGCGTCTTTTTGTGAATAAAATCGTTTTTTATTTCGCATCGCCCAGCAGTGGGGAAATCGTAGTGCTTAAAGATCCTAGCGCAGGCCCTGATAAGAAGCATTACCTCGTGAAACGGGTCGTTGCTACGCCTGGTGATACGGTAGAGGTTCGGGATGGTGTCTTGTATGTGAATGGACAAATCCTGAACGAGCCCTATACCGATGTGCAAATCCAGGATGGGGACTTTGCAGAGATTCGTCTAGGGAATGATGAGTTTTTCGTTATGGGCGACAACCGTCATTATGGCCGCAGTAGGGATAGCCGTAGTTTTGGGAGTGTGAAGAAGAAGGATATTGTTGGGCGTGCAGAGTTTGTATTTTGGCCTATATCGAAAATTCGCGGCTTATAA
- a CDS encoding GNAT family N-acetyltransferase, protein MRIRSFQLSDANQVMELLQVALSEQCYEDTKRAFARQLSWDSELIMIAEADEEVVGVLIGTIDQNLGCIYRTAVHPEYRRQGYGKKLVNAMEQRFQQRNIRRIVVAGDEHNKAHMPLYEAMGYGASRFLEAVQSLGIATARSL, encoded by the coding sequence ATGCGTATTCGTTCCTTCCAGTTGAGTGATGCCAATCAAGTGATGGAGCTTTTGCAAGTGGCTCTATCAGAACAATGCTACGAAGATACTAAGCGGGCTTTCGCTAGACAATTGTCTTGGGATTCGGAGCTGATTATGATTGCAGAAGCTGATGAGGAAGTCGTTGGGGTGTTGATCGGAACGATCGATCAGAATCTTGGCTGTATTTATCGAACTGCAGTTCATCCTGAATACCGTCGTCAAGGGTATGGCAAAAAACTGGTTAACGCGATGGAACAAAGGTTCCAGCAGCGCAACATCCGCAGGATTGTAGTAGCTGGCGATGAGCATAACAAGGCCCATATGCCGCTCTACGAAGCGATGGGATACGGAGCAAGTAGGTTTTTGGAGGCTGTTCAGAGCTTGGGTATCGCAACAGCCCGTTCGCTGTAA